The following are encoded together in the Equus quagga isolate Etosha38 chromosome 1, UCLA_HA_Equagga_1.0, whole genome shotgun sequence genome:
- the TMEM115 gene encoding transmembrane protein 115: MQRALPGARQHLGAIVASASVVVKALCAAVLFLYLLSFAVDTGCLAVTPGYLFPPNFWIWTLATHGLMEQHVWDVAISLATVVVAGRLLEPLWGALELLIFFSVVNVSVGLLGAFAYLLTYMASFNLVYLFTIRIHGALGFLGGVLVALKQTMGDCVVLRVPQVRVSVVPMLLLGLLLLLRLATLLQSPALASYGFGLLSSWVYLRFYQRHSRGRGDMADHFAFATFFPEILQPVVGLLANLVHGLLVKVKICQKTVKRYDVGAPSSITISLPGTDPQDAERRRQLALKALNERLKRVEDQSIWPSMDDDEEEAGAKVDSPLPSDKAPTLPGKGAAPESSLITFEAAPPKL; the protein is encoded by the exons ATGCAGCGCGCCCTACCGGGCGCCCGCCAGCACTTGGGGGCCATCGTGGCCAGCGCCAGCGTGGTGGTGAAGGCCCTGTGCGCGGCGGTACTATTCCTCTACCTGCTGTCCTTCGCCGTGGACACGGGCTGCCTGGCGGTCACCCCAGGCTACCTCTTTCCTCCCAACTTCTGGATCTGGACCCTGGCTACCCATGGGCTAATGGAACAGCATGTGTGGGATGTGGCCATCAGCCTGGCCACAGTGGTGGTGGCTGGACGTTTGCTGGAGCCCCTCTGGGGGGCCTTGGAGCTGCTCATCTTTTTCTCAGTGGTGAACGTGTCTGTGGGGCTGCTGGGGGCATTCGCCTACCTCCTCACCTACATGGCTTCTTTCAACTTGGTCTACCTTTTCACTATCCGCATCCATGGCGCCCTGGGCTTCCTAGGTGGTGTCCTGGTGGCACTCAAGCAAACCATGGGGGACTGTGTGGTCCTGCGAGTGCCCCAGGTGCGCGTCAGCGTGGTGCCCATGCTGCTGTTGgggctgctgctactgctgcggCTGGCCACGCTCCTCCAGAGCCCAGCTCTAGCCTCCTATGGCTTTGGGCTGCTCTCCAGCTGGGTGTATCTTCGCTTCTACCAGCGCCATAGCCGAGGCCGAGGGGACATGGCCGACCACTTTGCTTTCGCCACCTTCTTCCCTGAGATCCTGCAGCCTGTGGTGGGGCTGTTGGCGAACTTGGTACATGGCCTCCTGGTGAAGGTAAAGATATGCCAGAAGACAGTGAAGCGCTATGATGTGGGTGCCCCATCCTCCATCACCATCAGCCTCCCAGGCACAGATCCTCAAGACGCAGAGCGGAGAAG GCAACTGGCCCTGAAGGCCCTCAATGAGCGGCTGAAGAGAGTAGAGGACCAGTCCATCTGGCCAAGCATGGACGACGATGAAGAGGAGGCTGGGGCCAAGGTGGACAGCCCCCTGCCCTCAGACAAGGCCCCCACACTCCCAGGGAAGGGGGCTGCCCCAGAATCCAGCCTGATCACCTTCGAGGCTGCTCCTCCAAAGCTGTAA
- the LOC124246136 gene encoding transmembrane reductase CYB561D2 isoform X2, with amino-acid sequence MRGHADRTPVFEHSWCLSWLQPPAWLTMALSVETESHIYRALRTASGAAAHLVALGFTIFVAVLARPGSSLFSWHPVLMSLAFSFLMTEALLVFSPESSLLRSLSRKGRARCHWVLQLVALLCALLGLGLVILHKEQLGKAHLATWHGRAGLLAVLWAGLQCLGGVGLLYPKLLPRWPLAKLKLYHATSGLVGYLLGSASLLLGMCSLWFTATVTGGVWYLAVLCPVITSLVIMNQVSNAYLYRKRIQP; translated from the exons ATGCGGGGACACGCTGACAGGACGCCGGTCTTCGAGCATTCCTGGTGCCTGTCTTG GCTACAGCCACCGGCTTGGTTGACCATGGCCCTTTCTGTGGAGACCGAGTCGCACATCTACCGAGCTCTGCGCACTGCCTCTGGGGCTGCTGCCCACCTTGTGGCCCTGGGCTTCACCATCTTCGTGGCTGTGCTTGCCAGGCCTGGCTCCA GTCTGTTCTCCTGGCACCCTGTGCTTATGTCTCTGGCC TTCTCTTTCCTGATGACCGAGGCACTGCTGGTGTTCTCTCCTGAGAGTTCGCTGCTGCGCTCCCTCTCTCGGAAGGGCCGAGCACGCTGCCACTGGGTACTGCAGTTGGTGGCCCTGCTGTGTGCACTGCTGGGCCTGGGCCTTGTTATCCTCCACAAGGAACAGCTTGGCAAAGCCCACCTGGCCACATGGCATGGGCGAGCAGGGCTGCTAGCTGTgctgtgggctgggctgcagTGCTTAGGCGGGGTGGGGCTGCTCTACCCCAAACTGCTGCCCAGATGGCCCCTGGCAAAGCTCAAGCTGTACCATGCCACTTCTGGGCTCGTGGGCTACCTTCTGGGTAGTGCCAGCCTCTTGTTGGGCATGTGCTCACTCTGGTTCACTGCCACAGTCACCGGTGGGGTCTGGTACCTGGCCGTGCTATGCCCTGTCATTACCAGCTTGGTCATCATGAACCAGGTGAGCAACGCCTACCTGTACCGCAAAAGGATCCAGCCGTGA
- the LOC124246136 gene encoding transmembrane reductase CYB561D2 isoform X1 — MSGWGDVAPGREAAPRRSSGARNKALSIPFSREETTASGWRCGLQPPAWLTMALSVETESHIYRALRTASGAAAHLVALGFTIFVAVLARPGSSLFSWHPVLMSLAFSFLMTEALLVFSPESSLLRSLSRKGRARCHWVLQLVALLCALLGLGLVILHKEQLGKAHLATWHGRAGLLAVLWAGLQCLGGVGLLYPKLLPRWPLAKLKLYHATSGLVGYLLGSASLLLGMCSLWFTATVTGGVWYLAVLCPVITSLVIMNQVSNAYLYRKRIQP; from the exons ATGTCCGGGTGGGGAGACGTCGCACCCGGAAGGGAAGCGGCTCCGCGACGCAGCAGTGGCGCGCGCAACAAAGCCCTGAGTATCCCGTTTTCTCGGGAGGAAACCACTGCGTCGGGTTGGCGCTGCGG GCTACAGCCACCGGCTTGGTTGACCATGGCCCTTTCTGTGGAGACCGAGTCGCACATCTACCGAGCTCTGCGCACTGCCTCTGGGGCTGCTGCCCACCTTGTGGCCCTGGGCTTCACCATCTTCGTGGCTGTGCTTGCCAGGCCTGGCTCCA GTCTGTTCTCCTGGCACCCTGTGCTTATGTCTCTGGCC TTCTCTTTCCTGATGACCGAGGCACTGCTGGTGTTCTCTCCTGAGAGTTCGCTGCTGCGCTCCCTCTCTCGGAAGGGCCGAGCACGCTGCCACTGGGTACTGCAGTTGGTGGCCCTGCTGTGTGCACTGCTGGGCCTGGGCCTTGTTATCCTCCACAAGGAACAGCTTGGCAAAGCCCACCTGGCCACATGGCATGGGCGAGCAGGGCTGCTAGCTGTgctgtgggctgggctgcagTGCTTAGGCGGGGTGGGGCTGCTCTACCCCAAACTGCTGCCCAGATGGCCCCTGGCAAAGCTCAAGCTGTACCATGCCACTTCTGGGCTCGTGGGCTACCTTCTGGGTAGTGCCAGCCTCTTGTTGGGCATGTGCTCACTCTGGTTCACTGCCACAGTCACCGGTGGGGTCTGGTACCTGGCCGTGCTATGCCCTGTCATTACCAGCTTGGTCATCATGAACCAGGTGAGCAACGCCTACCTGTACCGCAAAAGGATCCAGCCGTGA
- the NPRL2 gene encoding GATOR complex protein NPRL2 has translation MGSGCRIECIFFSEFHPTLGPKITYQVPEDFISRELFDTVQVYIITKPELQNKLITVTAMEKKLIGCPVCIEHKKYSRNALLFNLGFVCDAQAKTCALEPIVKKLAGYLTTLELESSFVSTEESKQKLVPIMTILLEELNASGRCTLPIDESNTIHLKVIEQRPDPPVAREYDVPVFTKDKEDFFNSQWDLTTQQILPYIDGFRHVQKISAEADVELNLVRIAIQNLLYYGVVTLVSILQYSNVYCPTPKVQDLVDDKSLQEACLSYVTKQGHKRASLRDVFQLYCSLSPGTTVRDLIGRHPQQLQRVDERKLIQFGLMKNLIRRLQKYPVRVSREERSHPARLYTGCHSYDEICCKTGMSYHELDERLENDPNIIICWK, from the exons ATGGGCAGCGGCTGTCGCATCGAATGCATATTCTTCAGCGAGTTCCATCCCACGCTGGGACCCAAGATCACCTATCAG GTCCCTGAGGACTTCATCTCCCGGGAGCTGTTTGACACAgtccaggtgtacatcattaccaAACCAGAGCTGCAGAACAAGCTCATCACTGT CACAGCTATGGAGAAAAAACTGATCGGCTGCCCTGTGTGCATCGAGCACAAGAAGTACAGCCGCAACGCCCTGCTCTTCAACTTAGGCTTCGTGTGTGATGCCCAGGCCAAGACGTGTGCCCTTGAGCCCATCGTCAAAAAGCTGGCTGGCTACCTGACCACACTGGAG CTAGAGAGCAGCTTTGTGTCCACGGAGGAGAGCAAGCAGAAGTTGGTGCCCATCATGACCATCTTGCTGGAGGAGCTAAACGCCTCAGGCCGGTGCACTCTGCCCATCG ATGAGTCCAACACCATCCACTTGAAAGTGATTGAGCAGCGGCCCGACCCTCCTGTGGCCCGGGAGTATGATGTGCCTGTCTTTACCAAGGACAAGGAGGATTTCTTCAACTCACAGTGGGACCTCACCACACAACAG atcCTGCCCTACATTGATGGATTCCGCCATGTCCAGAAGATCTCGGCTGAGGCAGATGTGGAGCTCAACCTGGTGCGCATTGCCATCCAGAACCTGCT GTACTATGGCGTTGTGACACTGGTCTCCATCCTCCAG TACTCCAATGTGTACTGCCCGACACCCAAGGTCCAAGACTTGGTAGATGACAAGTCCCTGCAGGAGGCGTGTCTGTCATACGTGACCAAGCAAG GGCACAAGAGGGCCAGTCTCCGAGATGTGTTCCAGCTGTACTGCAGCCTGAGCCCCGGCACTACTGTGAGAGACCTCATTGGCCGCCACCCCCAGCAGCTGCAGCGTGTTGATGAACG GAAGCTGATCCAGTTTGGGCTTATGAAGAACCTCATCCGGCGACTACAGAAGTATCCTGTGCGGGTGTCTCGGGAGGAGCGGAGCCACCCTGCCCGGCTTTACACAGGCTGCCACAGCTACGATGAGATCTGCTGCAAGACAG GCATGAGCTACCATGAGCTGGATGAACGGCTGGAAAACGACCCGAACATCATCATCTGCTGGAAGTGA
- the ZMYND10 gene encoding zinc finger MYND domain-containing protein 10 isoform X1 produces the protein MGDLELLLPGEADVLVRGLRSFPLREMGSGGWNQQHENLEKLNMQAILDATASQGEPIQELLVTHGKIPVLVEELIAVEMWKQKVFPVLCRLEDFKPLNTFPIYMVVHHEASIINLLETVFFHKEVCESAEDTVLDLVDYCHRKLTLLVARSGDSGPPEDDESRYSTPMQELQKQAELMEFEIALKALSVLRYITDCVDSLSLSTLSRMLSTHNLPCLLVELLEHSPWSRREGVCWFLSPGKLQQFEGSRWQTVAPSEQQKLSKLDGQVWIALYNLLLSPETRARYCLTSFAKGQLLKLRAFLTDTLLDQLPNLADLQSFLTQLALAEPQPPKKDLILEQIPEIWERLERENRGKWQAIAKYQLRHVFSPSEQDLRLQARRWAETYRLDVLEAVAPERPRCAYCSAEASKRCSRCQNEWYCCRECQVKHWEKHGKACVLAAQGDRAK, from the exons ATGGGCgacctggagctgctgctgcccggGGAGGCTGACGTGCTGGTTCGGGGACTGCGCAGCTTCCCGCTGCGCGAGATGGGCTCCGGAGG GTGGAACCAGCAGCATGAGAACCTGGAGAAGCTGAACATGCAGGCCATTCTTGATGCCACGGCCAGCCAGGGCGAGCCGATCCAGGAGCTGCTGGTCACCCATGGGAAG ATCCCAGTGCTGGTGGAGGAGCTGATTGCAGTGGAGATGTGGAAGCAGAAAGTGTTCCCTGTGCTGTGCAGGCTGGAGGACTTCAAGCCCCTGAACACTTTTCCCATATACATGGTG GTACACCATGAGGCCTCCATCATCAACCTCCTGGAGACAGTGTTCTTCCACAAG gaggTGTGTGAGTCAGCAGAGGACACTGTCTTGGACCTAGTGGACTACTGCCACCGCAAACTGACTCTGTTGGTGGCCCGGAGTGGCGACAGTGGCCCCCCTGAGGATGATGAGTCCCGATACAGCACTCCTATGCAG GAGCTGCAGAAGCAGGCAGAGCTGATGGAATTTGAGATTGCACTGAAGGCCCTCTCAGTGCTACGCTACATCACAGACTGTGTGGACAG CCTTTCGTTGAGCACCTTGAGCCGCATGCTCAGCACCCACAACCTGCCTTGCCTCCTGGTAGAGCTGCTGGAGCACAGTCCCTGGAGCCGGCGGGAAGGAG TGTGCTGGTTCCTCTCCCCAGGCAAGCTGCAGCAATTTGAGGGCAGCCGTTGGCAGACAGTGGCCCCCTCAGAGCAGCAAAAGCTGAGCAAGTTGGACGGGCAGGTCTGGATTGCCCTGTACAACCTGCTGCTAAGCCCCGAGACCCGGGCCCGCTACTGCCTCACAAGCTTTGCCAAGGGACAGCTACTCAAG CTTCGGGCCTTCCTCACAGACACGCTGCTCGACCAGCTGCCCAACCTAGCAGACCTGCAGAGTTTCCTGACCCAGCTGGCCCTGGCTGAACCCCAGCCCCCTAAGAAGGATCTGATATTGGAACAG ATCCCAGAAATCTGGGAGCGACTAGAGCGAGAGAATAGAGGCAAGTGGCAAGCTATTGCTAAGTACCAGCTGCGGCATGTATTCAGCCCCTCAGAGCAGGACCTGCGGCTGCAGGCACGAAG GTGGGCTGAGACCTACAGGCTGGATGTGCTAGAGGCAGTAGCTCCAGAACGGCCCCGCTGTGCCTACTGCAGTGCAGAGGCTTCCAAGCGCTGCTCACGATGCCAGAATGAGTGGTATTGCTGCAG GGAGTGCCAAGTCAAGCACTGGGAGAAGCATGGAAAGGCTTGTGTCCTGGCAGCCCAGGGTGACAGAGCCAAGTGA
- the ZMYND10 gene encoding zinc finger MYND domain-containing protein 10 isoform X2 yields MGDLELLLPGEADVLVRGLRSFPLREMGSGGWNQQHENLEKLNMQAILDATASQGEPIQELLVTHGKIPVLVEELIAVEMWKQKVFPVLCRLEDFKPLNTFPIYMVVHHEASIINLLETVFFHKEVCESAEDTVLDLVDYCHRKLTLLVARSGDSGPPEDDESRYSTPMQELQKQAELMEFEIALKALSVLRYITDCVDSLSLSTLSRMLSTHNLPCLLVELLEHSPWSRREGGKLQQFEGSRWQTVAPSEQQKLSKLDGQVWIALYNLLLSPETRARYCLTSFAKGQLLKLRAFLTDTLLDQLPNLADLQSFLTQLALAEPQPPKKDLILEQIPEIWERLERENRGKWQAIAKYQLRHVFSPSEQDLRLQARRWAETYRLDVLEAVAPERPRCAYCSAEASKRCSRCQNEWYCCRECQVKHWEKHGKACVLAAQGDRAK; encoded by the exons ATGGGCgacctggagctgctgctgcccggGGAGGCTGACGTGCTGGTTCGGGGACTGCGCAGCTTCCCGCTGCGCGAGATGGGCTCCGGAGG GTGGAACCAGCAGCATGAGAACCTGGAGAAGCTGAACATGCAGGCCATTCTTGATGCCACGGCCAGCCAGGGCGAGCCGATCCAGGAGCTGCTGGTCACCCATGGGAAG ATCCCAGTGCTGGTGGAGGAGCTGATTGCAGTGGAGATGTGGAAGCAGAAAGTGTTCCCTGTGCTGTGCAGGCTGGAGGACTTCAAGCCCCTGAACACTTTTCCCATATACATGGTG GTACACCATGAGGCCTCCATCATCAACCTCCTGGAGACAGTGTTCTTCCACAAG gaggTGTGTGAGTCAGCAGAGGACACTGTCTTGGACCTAGTGGACTACTGCCACCGCAAACTGACTCTGTTGGTGGCCCGGAGTGGCGACAGTGGCCCCCCTGAGGATGATGAGTCCCGATACAGCACTCCTATGCAG GAGCTGCAGAAGCAGGCAGAGCTGATGGAATTTGAGATTGCACTGAAGGCCCTCTCAGTGCTACGCTACATCACAGACTGTGTGGACAG CCTTTCGTTGAGCACCTTGAGCCGCATGCTCAGCACCCACAACCTGCCTTGCCTCCTGGTAGAGCTGCTGGAGCACAGTCCCTGGAGCCGGCGGGAAGGAG GCAAGCTGCAGCAATTTGAGGGCAGCCGTTGGCAGACAGTGGCCCCCTCAGAGCAGCAAAAGCTGAGCAAGTTGGACGGGCAGGTCTGGATTGCCCTGTACAACCTGCTGCTAAGCCCCGAGACCCGGGCCCGCTACTGCCTCACAAGCTTTGCCAAGGGACAGCTACTCAAG CTTCGGGCCTTCCTCACAGACACGCTGCTCGACCAGCTGCCCAACCTAGCAGACCTGCAGAGTTTCCTGACCCAGCTGGCCCTGGCTGAACCCCAGCCCCCTAAGAAGGATCTGATATTGGAACAG ATCCCAGAAATCTGGGAGCGACTAGAGCGAGAGAATAGAGGCAAGTGGCAAGCTATTGCTAAGTACCAGCTGCGGCATGTATTCAGCCCCTCAGAGCAGGACCTGCGGCTGCAGGCACGAAG GTGGGCTGAGACCTACAGGCTGGATGTGCTAGAGGCAGTAGCTCCAGAACGGCCCCGCTGTGCCTACTGCAGTGCAGAGGCTTCCAAGCGCTGCTCACGATGCCAGAATGAGTGGTATTGCTGCAG GGAGTGCCAAGTCAAGCACTGGGAGAAGCATGGAAAGGCTTGTGTCCTGGCAGCCCAGGGTGACAGAGCCAAGTGA
- the ZMYND10 gene encoding zinc finger MYND domain-containing protein 10 isoform X3 codes for MESESLRWNQQHENLEKLNMQAILDATASQGEPIQELLVTHGKIPVLVEELIAVEMWKQKVFPVLCRLEDFKPLNTFPIYMVVHHEASIINLLETVFFHKEVCESAEDTVLDLVDYCHRKLTLLVARSGDSGPPEDDESRYSTPMQELQKQAELMEFEIALKALSVLRYITDCVDSLSLSTLSRMLSTHNLPCLLVELLEHSPWSRREGVCWFLSPGKLQQFEGSRWQTVAPSEQQKLSKLDGQVWIALYNLLLSPETRARYCLTSFAKGQLLKLRAFLTDTLLDQLPNLADLQSFLTQLALAEPQPPKKDLILEQIPEIWERLERENRGKWQAIAKYQLRHVFSPSEQDLRLQARRWAETYRLDVLEAVAPERPRCAYCSAEASKRCSRCQNEWYCCRECQVKHWEKHGKACVLAAQGDRAK; via the exons ATGGAGTCAGAGTCCTTGAG GTGGAACCAGCAGCATGAGAACCTGGAGAAGCTGAACATGCAGGCCATTCTTGATGCCACGGCCAGCCAGGGCGAGCCGATCCAGGAGCTGCTGGTCACCCATGGGAAG ATCCCAGTGCTGGTGGAGGAGCTGATTGCAGTGGAGATGTGGAAGCAGAAAGTGTTCCCTGTGCTGTGCAGGCTGGAGGACTTCAAGCCCCTGAACACTTTTCCCATATACATGGTG GTACACCATGAGGCCTCCATCATCAACCTCCTGGAGACAGTGTTCTTCCACAAG gaggTGTGTGAGTCAGCAGAGGACACTGTCTTGGACCTAGTGGACTACTGCCACCGCAAACTGACTCTGTTGGTGGCCCGGAGTGGCGACAGTGGCCCCCCTGAGGATGATGAGTCCCGATACAGCACTCCTATGCAG GAGCTGCAGAAGCAGGCAGAGCTGATGGAATTTGAGATTGCACTGAAGGCCCTCTCAGTGCTACGCTACATCACAGACTGTGTGGACAG CCTTTCGTTGAGCACCTTGAGCCGCATGCTCAGCACCCACAACCTGCCTTGCCTCCTGGTAGAGCTGCTGGAGCACAGTCCCTGGAGCCGGCGGGAAGGAG TGTGCTGGTTCCTCTCCCCAGGCAAGCTGCAGCAATTTGAGGGCAGCCGTTGGCAGACAGTGGCCCCCTCAGAGCAGCAAAAGCTGAGCAAGTTGGACGGGCAGGTCTGGATTGCCCTGTACAACCTGCTGCTAAGCCCCGAGACCCGGGCCCGCTACTGCCTCACAAGCTTTGCCAAGGGACAGCTACTCAAG CTTCGGGCCTTCCTCACAGACACGCTGCTCGACCAGCTGCCCAACCTAGCAGACCTGCAGAGTTTCCTGACCCAGCTGGCCCTGGCTGAACCCCAGCCCCCTAAGAAGGATCTGATATTGGAACAG ATCCCAGAAATCTGGGAGCGACTAGAGCGAGAGAATAGAGGCAAGTGGCAAGCTATTGCTAAGTACCAGCTGCGGCATGTATTCAGCCCCTCAGAGCAGGACCTGCGGCTGCAGGCACGAAG GTGGGCTGAGACCTACAGGCTGGATGTGCTAGAGGCAGTAGCTCCAGAACGGCCCCGCTGTGCCTACTGCAGTGCAGAGGCTTCCAAGCGCTGCTCACGATGCCAGAATGAGTGGTATTGCTGCAG GGAGTGCCAAGTCAAGCACTGGGAGAAGCATGGAAAGGCTTGTGTCCTGGCAGCCCAGGGTGACAGAGCCAAGTGA